Proteins co-encoded in one Desulfobacterales bacterium genomic window:
- the recA gene encoding recombinase RecA: protein MSSTPAEKDRAVESAIGQIERQFGKGAIMKLGSRPVADVPVISTGSLALDRALGIGGLPRGRVTEIFGPESSGKTTLALHAVAEAQRRGGIAAFIDAEHALDTVYARKLGVNCDELLVSQPDTGEQALEIADMLVRSGAIDIIVIDSVAALVPRAEIEGEMGDSHMGLQARLMSQALRKLTGSIGKTNTTLIFINQIRMKIGVVFGNPETTTGGNALKFYASVRLDIRRSASIKEGQEVLGNKTKVRVVKNKMAPPFREAEFDIMYGEGISQTGDLIDMGVLTGIIDKSGAWYSYDGERIGQGRENAKKFLKDNTDLFDAISLKVKAAMGIPLKEDRTVVGEED, encoded by the coding sequence ATGAGCAGCACACCGGCTGAAAAGGATCGGGCGGTTGAGTCCGCCATCGGGCAGATTGAACGGCAATTTGGCAAGGGCGCCATTATGAAACTGGGAAGTCGGCCGGTTGCGGATGTGCCGGTCATTTCCACCGGGTCGCTGGCCCTGGATCGCGCCCTAGGTATCGGCGGACTTCCGCGCGGACGGGTGACCGAGATCTTCGGCCCGGAGTCCTCAGGAAAGACGACTCTGGCGCTTCATGCGGTTGCGGAAGCACAACGGCGCGGCGGAATAGCCGCCTTTATCGATGCGGAGCATGCACTGGATACGGTTTATGCCAGAAAGCTTGGTGTCAACTGCGATGAACTGCTGGTGTCTCAGCCCGATACGGGTGAGCAGGCCCTTGAAATTGCCGATATGCTGGTTCGAAGCGGTGCGATCGATATCATTGTCATCGATTCCGTGGCGGCCTTGGTGCCGCGGGCCGAAATCGAGGGCGAAATGGGGGACTCGCACATGGGGCTTCAAGCGCGCCTGATGTCTCAGGCGTTGCGAAAACTGACCGGTTCCATCGGCAAAACCAATACCACCCTGATTTTCATCAACCAGATTCGCATGAAAATCGGCGTGGTTTTCGGGAATCCGGAGACCACCACCGGTGGAAACGCCTTGAAATTTTACGCTTCGGTACGCCTTGATATTCGGCGCTCGGCCAGCATCAAGGAAGGCCAGGAAGTGCTTGGCAATAAAACCAAGGTGCGGGTCGTGAAAAATAAGATGGCGCCGCCATTCCGTGAGGCGGAATTCGACATTATGTACGGGGAAGGCATTTCTCAGACGGGGGATCTGATCGATATGGGGGTGCTCACGGGCATTATCGATAAGAGCGGCGCTTGGTATTCCTATGACGGGGAGCGAATCGGGCAGGGGCGCGAAAACGCGAAGAAGTTTTTAAAGGATAACACCGATTTGTTCGATGCGATTTCCCTGAAGGTCAAAGCCGCTATGGGGATACCCCTGAAGGAAGATCGTACCGTGGTGGGTGAGGAAGATTAA
- a CDS encoding LptA/OstA family protein has translation MITSYYNIKGCFWRRFSIIAPICLFLLMAVSAYAQDAVSASDKIMPPPGKSDQQPELKTPTSADTLKKGVGDAAKKSASDKISMESDKAVINRADRVIELDGNVKISQGDTVVTSNTLKIFLKEGASVDTPAKSGENSIEKLIADGNVEFKLDTGTAYADHAEYKADTRLLILTGKAPRFVSGENTITGSKITVNRDTGMVSFEGGDSRVEAVIYSKEKL, from the coding sequence GTGATAACATCGTACTATAATATCAAGGGGTGTTTTTGGCGCCGGTTTTCGATCATCGCGCCGATATGTTTGTTTCTTTTAATGGCTGTTTCCGCGTATGCTCAAGACGCGGTAAGTGCAAGCGACAAGATAATGCCGCCGCCGGGGAAAAGCGATCAGCAACCCGAATTGAAAACGCCAACATCCGCCGATACGCTAAAGAAGGGAGTTGGTGACGCTGCCAAAAAGTCCGCGTCCGACAAAATTTCCATGGAATCGGACAAAGCCGTCATTAATCGCGCGGATAGAGTCATAGAGCTTGACGGCAACGTAAAGATCAGCCAGGGAGATACCGTTGTCACGAGCAACACGTTAAAGATTTTCCTCAAAGAAGGGGCTTCGGTCGATACACCGGCCAAATCCGGGGAAAACTCCATAGAGAAATTGATTGCCGACGGAAATGTTGAATTCAAACTGGATACCGGAACGGCCTATGCGGATCACGCCGAGTACAAAGCGGACACCCGGCTGTTGATACTGACCGGAAAGGCGCCCAGATTCGTCAGCGGAGAAAATACCATCACCGGCTCCAAGATCACGGTAAACCGGGATACGGGCATGGTTTCTTTCGAGGGGGGTGATTCGAGAGTCGAAGCGGTGATCTATTCCAAGGAAAAACTATAA
- the kdsA gene encoding 3-deoxy-8-phosphooctulonate synthase, with amino-acid sequence MVTVKNIFIGQGAPLAVIAGPCVIETPEITFSIAKTLKALTERIDIPFIFKASFDKANRTSINSFRGPGIDDGLATLRHIKEALDIPILSDIHRISDIEKASQVLDIIQIPAFLCRQTDLILAVATTGKPINIKKGQFLAPWDVENIVEKAASTGNKQILITERGNMFGYNNLVVDFRGIKIMQRTGYPVIFDATHSVQLPGGSGTASGGQREFASILAAAAVAAGADAVFLEVHPNPDAALCDGPNSLSLDELPPLLSRLKAIRNAL; translated from the coding sequence ATGGTTACCGTAAAAAACATATTCATCGGCCAAGGCGCACCCCTTGCCGTCATCGCCGGCCCGTGCGTCATTGAAACCCCGGAAATCACGTTTTCAATAGCGAAAACACTTAAAGCGTTGACGGAACGAATCGACATTCCCTTTATTTTTAAAGCGTCTTTTGACAAAGCCAACCGAACCTCCATCAATTCCTTTCGCGGACCCGGCATTGATGACGGACTGGCGACCTTACGGCACATAAAAGAAGCGCTGGACATACCGATTCTGTCCGATATTCATCGAATCAGCGATATTGAAAAAGCATCACAAGTATTAGATATTATACAGATTCCAGCTTTTTTATGCCGTCAGACGGACCTGATTCTGGCAGTCGCGACCACCGGAAAACCGATCAATATCAAAAAGGGACAGTTTCTCGCCCCATGGGATGTGGAAAATATCGTGGAAAAAGCGGCTTCGACCGGCAACAAACAGATACTGATTACCGAACGCGGCAACATGTTCGGATACAATAACCTGGTGGTCGATTTCCGCGGCATTAAAATCATGCAGCGCACCGGCTATCCGGTGATTTTCGACGCCACGCATAGTGTTCAGCTGCCCGGCGGCAGCGGAACCGCATCGGGGGGTCAGCGTGAATTTGCGTCCATACTCGCCGCCGCCGCCGTGGCGGCCGGCGCTGATGCCGTTTTTCTCGAGGTTCATCCAAACCCGGATGCCGCCCTGTGCGACGGCCCGAATTCCCTGAGTCTGGACGAACTCCCCCCATTGCTTTCCCGGCTCAAAGCGATTCGCAACGCACTTTGA
- the thpR gene encoding RNA 2',3'-cyclic phosphodiesterase, which yields MPPLLRTFIAVELPPPVVCFAGRVQEIMRAEGIRLGWVRPENLHLTLKFLGDIEADRIAEIKTALASAAQDTVPFSLSACRVGVFPGLRQPRVVWLGIEGQVDQLLNLQGQVESALSQVGITPEKRPFKGHLTLGRVKNRIDPDALQRALIKAEQAESVEFMVESLTLFKSDLKPAGAIYTRLAEARLTIL from the coding sequence ATGCCCCCATTGTTGCGAACATTTATTGCCGTCGAATTGCCGCCGCCGGTGGTTTGTTTTGCCGGTCGAGTTCAGGAGATTATGCGGGCCGAAGGCATTCGCCTCGGTTGGGTTCGGCCCGAAAATCTGCATTTGACGCTAAAATTTCTGGGGGATATTGAAGCGGATCGAATTGCGGAGATCAAAACGGCGCTTGCTTCGGCGGCGCAAGATACGGTGCCTTTTTCACTAAGCGCGTGCCGGGTCGGCGTGTTTCCGGGCTTGCGGCAGCCGCGGGTGGTTTGGCTGGGAATAGAAGGGCAGGTGGATCAATTGCTTAATTTGCAGGGTCAAGTTGAGTCTGCGTTATCGCAGGTGGGGATTACGCCTGAAAAAAGACCCTTTAAGGGGCACCTGACCCTGGGCCGGGTGAAAAACAGGATCGACCCGGATGCCTTGCAACGAGCGCTTATTAAGGCGGAGCAGGCTGAATCGGTTGAATTCATGGTTGAAAGCCTAACCTTGTTTAAAAGTGATTTGAAACCTGCGGGTGCGATATATACCCGGTTGGCCGAGGCAAGGCTGACGATTTTGTAA
- the alaS gene encoding alanine--tRNA ligase, which produces MTGNELRKLFLDYFQKHQHQIVRSSSLVPADDPTLLFTNAGMVQFKRIFLGEEKRDYVRAATSQKCVRAGGKHNDLENVGYTARHHTFFEMLGNFSFGDYFKQNAIDFAWDLLVNGYQLPKEKLWVSVYLDDDEAYDLWHRQAGVSADRITRLGEKDNFWSMGDTGPCGPCSEIHIDRGEQYGCGRPDCRVGCDCDRFLEIWNLVFMQFNRDANGTLTPLPKPSIDTGMGLERIASVTQHTATNYETDLILPIIRKTEALSERSYGESASSDVAMKVIADHSRAAAFLIGDGVLPSNDGRGYVLRRILRRAIRYGRHIGLTKPFLHETAGEVIHIMKAAYPELADAAAFISNVLRNEEIRFSETLDNGLRLLNDTIEDLKARGEKTIPGQVIFKLYDTFGFPVDIVRDVIRNEDFQIDQAGFDAAMAGQRAQSRSVTTFSKTGEAYKRLSAEGFSPEFVGYRQQEAVSEIVLLVQNGEEITEAVEGNDLEVVSRITPFYGASGGQVGDTGIISAPGAVLSVTDTVKDPTGLILHKATVTSGRIKKGDSIRLKVDNSVRGDTARNHTATHILHAVLREVLGDHVKQAGSLVAPDRLRFDFTHFSPIEPETLDAIESLVNERIRQNAPVHTVEMGAEEAMKSGATALFEEKYGDRVRVVSLSEFSRELCGGTHTEHTGDIGLFKILGESSVASGVRRMEAVTGAAAVAYVQASENILRAASRSLKDKPENLTSRIEKLLSRQKELEKEITQLKADIAGRDVEDVSEDFITVEDIKVVAKKVAVDNPAALRDLADKFKDKIQSGLVVLGSVAEDKVLLVAVVTKDMAGKLHAGKIIKEVAAVVGGGGGGRPDMAQAGGTKPEKLDDALAIVGELVKNR; this is translated from the coding sequence ATGACGGGAAACGAGCTTCGTAAGCTATTTTTAGATTATTTTCAAAAGCACCAACATCAGATAGTCCGCAGCTCCTCGCTGGTTCCGGCGGATGATCCGACCCTTCTTTTCACCAATGCCGGTATGGTTCAATTTAAACGGATTTTTCTGGGCGAGGAAAAGCGGGATTATGTTCGCGCCGCCACCTCTCAAAAATGCGTTCGGGCAGGCGGCAAGCACAACGATCTGGAGAACGTCGGCTATACGGCCCGGCATCACACCTTTTTTGAGATGCTGGGCAATTTTTCCTTTGGGGACTACTTCAAACAAAATGCTATCGATTTTGCATGGGATCTTTTGGTGAACGGCTATCAACTGCCAAAGGAAAAGCTCTGGGTATCCGTCTATTTGGACGATGATGAAGCCTATGATCTTTGGCACCGGCAGGCCGGTGTTTCCGCGGATAGAATCACCCGGCTGGGAGAAAAGGACAATTTCTGGTCCATGGGTGATACAGGGCCTTGTGGCCCGTGCTCCGAGATTCATATCGATCGCGGCGAGCAATACGGCTGCGGCCGGCCCGATTGCCGGGTGGGATGCGACTGCGACCGGTTTCTGGAAATCTGGAACTTGGTCTTCATGCAGTTTAACCGGGATGCGAACGGTACCCTGACCCCCTTGCCGAAGCCCAGCATCGATACCGGCATGGGCCTGGAGCGCATTGCTTCGGTGACGCAACACACCGCCACGAATTATGAAACCGATCTGATTTTGCCGATCATTCGAAAAACAGAAGCGCTCTCGGAACGATCATACGGTGAATCCGCATCTTCGGATGTGGCCATGAAAGTCATTGCCGATCACAGCCGGGCCGCCGCCTTTCTCATCGGAGACGGCGTGCTGCCCTCCAATGACGGAAGGGGCTATGTGTTGCGGCGGATTTTGCGCCGCGCGATTCGGTATGGCCGCCACATTGGCCTCACCAAGCCCTTTTTACATGAAACCGCGGGCGAAGTGATTCATATCATGAAAGCGGCCTATCCTGAGCTTGCCGATGCCGCGGCCTTTATCAGCAACGTGCTTCGCAACGAAGAGATTCGCTTTTCCGAAACGCTGGACAATGGGTTGCGGCTCTTGAACGATACGATCGAAGACCTTAAAGCCAGGGGGGAGAAAACCATTCCGGGCCAGGTCATCTTCAAGCTCTATGACACCTTTGGCTTTCCCGTGGATATCGTCAGGGACGTGATTCGAAATGAAGACTTTCAAATCGATCAGGCCGGCTTTGACGCGGCCATGGCGGGCCAGCGCGCCCAGTCCCGATCGGTTACCACCTTTTCAAAAACCGGGGAAGCCTATAAACGATTGAGTGCTGAAGGGTTCAGCCCGGAATTTGTCGGGTATCGGCAACAGGAGGCCGTTTCCGAGATCGTGCTGTTGGTTCAAAACGGAGAAGAAATTACCGAGGCGGTGGAAGGAAATGACCTGGAAGTCGTCAGCCGCATAACGCCCTTTTACGGCGCCTCCGGCGGCCAGGTGGGAGATACCGGTATCATTTCGGCACCCGGTGCCGTGTTATCCGTCACCGATACGGTCAAGGATCCGACCGGGCTCATCCTTCACAAGGCCACGGTGACCTCCGGGCGCATCAAAAAGGGGGATTCGATCCGCCTGAAAGTGGATAACAGCGTCCGGGGCGATACGGCCCGAAACCACACGGCCACGCACATTCTGCATGCCGTGCTGCGGGAGGTGCTCGGCGATCACGTCAAGCAGGCGGGTTCCCTGGTGGCGCCGGACCGGCTTCGGTTTGATTTTACTCATTTTTCCCCAATCGAGCCGGAGACCCTCGATGCCATTGAATCGTTGGTCAATGAGCGCATTCGACAGAACGCACCGGTCCACACCGTGGAGATGGGGGCCGAGGAGGCCATGAAATCCGGCGCAACCGCTCTTTTCGAGGAAAAATACGGAGACCGGGTGCGGGTGGTCTCCTTGAGCGAGTTCAGCCGGGAACTATGCGGCGGCACGCACACCGAGCACACGGGTGATATCGGGTTGTTTAAAATTCTGGGAGAATCCAGTGTGGCCTCCGGCGTCCGGCGCATGGAAGCGGTCACCGGGGCCGCGGCCGTGGCCTATGTGCAGGCTTCAGAAAACATCTTGCGCGCCGCGAGCCGGTCTCTCAAGGACAAGCCCGAGAACCTCACATCACGGATTGAAAAACTATTGAGCCGGCAAAAGGAGCTGGAAAAAGAAATTACTCAGCTTAAAGCCGACATCGCCGGCCGGGACGTGGAAGACGTATCCGAAGACTTCATCACGGTCGAAGACATCAAGGTGGTGGCCAAAAAGGTGGCTGTGGACAACCCGGCCGCCCTTCGTGATCTGGCCGATAAGTTCAAGGACAAGATTCAGTCCGGCCTGGTGGTGCTGGGCAGCGTTGCGGAAGACAAGGTTCTGCTGGTGGCGGTCGTGACCAAGGACATGGCCGGAAAACTCCATGCCGGAAAGATCATCAAGGAAGTGGCCGCTGTGGTCGGCGGTGGCGGCGGCGGACGGCCCGACATGGCCCAGGCCGGCGGCACAAAGCCCGAGAAGCTCGATGACGCCCTGGCAATCGTCG
- the lptC gene encoding LPS export ABC transporter periplasmic protein LptC, with amino-acid sequence MILKKRHHKKVQPILILVIFITMGILIAVFWSARQSQGPPATAASTPDEEATLSIEGIQMTTTRDGKTAWNLTARTGHYIDQHQKANFDEIATIFYTDEGQRVDLTADKGSYNSGSNDLEVSGNVVVKNSQYEMKTRHLIYDHRQRSLKSNQPVSVWSDATSMTAAAMIYNLQTGKITFYGKISGIISDNIVL; translated from the coding sequence ATGATACTGAAAAAGCGTCATCATAAAAAAGTGCAACCCATCCTTATTTTGGTGATATTCATCACCATGGGGATTTTAATCGCAGTTTTTTGGTCGGCCCGCCAATCCCAAGGGCCGCCGGCCACCGCAGCTTCCACCCCAGACGAGGAAGCAACCCTCTCCATAGAGGGGATACAGATGACCACTACGCGGGACGGCAAAACCGCCTGGAATTTAACCGCCCGAACCGGTCATTATATCGATCAACACCAAAAGGCGAATTTTGATGAGATTGCGACCATATTTTATACGGACGAAGGACAACGGGTTGATCTTACGGCGGATAAAGGCAGTTACAACAGCGGATCAAATGACCTTGAAGTTTCCGGCAATGTTGTGGTAAAAAATAGCCAGTATGAGATGAAAACCCGGCATTTAATTTATGATCACCGCCAGCGAAGCCTTAAATCAAATCAGCCGGTATCGGTTTGGAGCGACGCAACCAGCATGACGGCAGCGGCCATGATCTATAACTTACAAACCGGGAAAATAACATTTTACGGCAAGATATCAGGAATCATCAGTGATAACATCGTACTATAA
- a CDS encoding homocysteine biosynthesis protein, whose product MGKKKVTKTYQEINEKIKSGEAVIVTAEEMIGIVRDAGPAEAAREVDVVTTGTFAPMCSSGAFINFGHSVPTLKASKVWLNNVPAYAGLAAVDCYLGATEPCEEDPLNKVYPGEFLYGGGHVLNELLSGKKVYLRATAYGTCCYPGKTLEKEVTLKTLPQVTLCSPRNGYQNYNCAVNLLKKTIYTYMGTLKPNAGNANYCSAGQLSPLLNDPYYKTIGLGTRIFLGGGVGYVTWHGTQHNYGVKRSDKGVPLSPAGTLWVMGDMKQMKPEWLVGVSYQGYGCSLAVGLGIPIPMLNEEMAACTAISDEEIFTQIIDYGNDYPNGVAKSLGQVNYAELRSGTIEFRGKPIPTAPLSSMSKAREIATTLKQWIAKGDFLLGEPVFTLPS is encoded by the coding sequence ATGGGCAAAAAGAAAGTGACTAAAACCTATCAGGAAATTAACGAGAAAATTAAGTCCGGCGAAGCAGTGATCGTCACCGCAGAAGAGATGATCGGCATTGTCAGGGATGCAGGGCCGGCTGAAGCCGCACGGGAAGTTGATGTGGTTACTACCGGTACATTTGCGCCCATGTGTTCTTCCGGTGCGTTTATTAATTTCGGCCATTCCGTGCCAACCCTCAAGGCCTCAAAGGTATGGTTGAACAATGTCCCGGCGTACGCGGGCCTGGCCGCGGTGGATTGTTATCTCGGCGCGACGGAACCCTGCGAGGAAGATCCGCTCAATAAGGTATATCCCGGAGAGTTTCTTTACGGCGGGGGGCATGTGCTCAACGAGTTGCTGTCCGGCAAAAAAGTCTATCTTCGCGCCACGGCTTACGGCACCTGTTGCTATCCCGGCAAGACACTGGAAAAAGAGGTCACCCTTAAAACGCTGCCCCAGGTCACGCTGTGCAGCCCGAGAAATGGGTATCAGAACTATAATTGCGCGGTCAACTTGTTGAAAAAAACCATTTATACCTATATGGGCACGTTAAAGCCCAATGCCGGCAACGCCAATTATTGTTCCGCCGGGCAATTGAGCCCGTTGCTCAATGACCCTTATTATAAGACCATTGGGCTCGGAACGCGCATTTTTCTTGGCGGGGGAGTCGGGTATGTTACCTGGCATGGAACGCAGCATAATTACGGGGTGAAACGATCCGATAAGGGGGTTCCCCTGTCCCCGGCCGGCACGCTCTGGGTGATGGGGGATATGAAGCAGATGAAACCCGAATGGCTTGTGGGTGTCAGTTACCAGGGGTATGGCTGCTCTTTGGCCGTTGGTCTCGGTATTCCGATACCGATGTTAAATGAGGAGATGGCAGCCTGCACCGCCATATCGGATGAGGAAATCTTCACTCAGATCATCGATTACGGGAACGATTATCCCAACGGCGTCGCCAAAAGCCTGGGGCAGGTCAACTACGCCGAGCTTCGAAGCGGCACCATCGAGTTCAGGGGAAAACCGATTCCCACCGCGCCCTTGAGCAGTATGAGCAAGGCCAGGGAAATCGCAACCACTTTAAAACAATGGATTGCCAAGGGAGACTTTTTGCTCGGTGAACCGGTTTTCACCTTGCCGTCTTAA
- the rpoN gene encoding RNA polymerase factor sigma-54: protein MAIELRQQLKLSQQLIMTPQLQMAIKLLQLSRLELMESIQQELEQNPTLEEGPELLSEEPLAEANQVPKEATITKEITIEEKIREDIDWSNYMDEYNSPGRSTFESEAKDSPQFEAFIALKETLSDHLLWQLMMTKPSALEEQIGSFIIGSINSDGYLEVDIEEIAQANACEPYLVETVLHLMQTFDPIGVCAKDLKECLLLQARHLNLDNTVVTEIISHHLHHLENKNYKAISKALKVSLNDVISAVHIIQGLEPRPGLQFSAEEPQYIIPDIYVYKLDNEFVIVLNDDGMPKLRVNNFYKKAVNREEAITGKTRDYIQEKLRSAAWLIRSIHQRQKTIYRVMESILKFQSDFFEKGIAYLKPMVLRDVALDISMHESTISRVTTNKYAYTPQGIFELKYFFNSSINRFHGEAIASASVQDKIKQIIDSENPKRPYSDSKIADMLEAANINIARRTVAKYREMMRVLPSNKRKQY from the coding sequence ATGGCGATTGAACTACGGCAACAACTAAAATTATCCCAGCAGCTCATCATGACGCCTCAGTTGCAAATGGCGATCAAGTTGTTGCAGCTCTCCAGGCTGGAACTGATGGAATCCATTCAGCAGGAACTGGAACAAAACCCGACGCTGGAAGAAGGCCCTGAACTCCTATCGGAAGAACCCCTTGCGGAAGCGAATCAAGTTCCCAAGGAAGCCACGATTACCAAAGAAATCACCATTGAAGAAAAAATTCGGGAAGATATCGACTGGAGCAATTACATGGACGAGTATAACTCGCCCGGGCGCTCCACCTTCGAGTCTGAAGCAAAAGATTCTCCGCAATTTGAAGCCTTCATCGCGCTAAAGGAGACCTTGAGCGATCATCTGTTGTGGCAGTTGATGATGACCAAACCTTCTGCACTCGAGGAACAAATCGGCAGCTTTATAATCGGCAGCATCAATTCGGACGGCTATCTGGAAGTGGACATTGAAGAAATCGCCCAAGCCAATGCATGCGAGCCCTACCTCGTGGAAACCGTTCTGCATTTGATGCAAACCTTTGATCCGATCGGTGTGTGCGCCAAAGACCTCAAGGAATGCCTGTTATTGCAGGCGCGCCACTTGAACCTGGACAACACGGTCGTCACCGAGATCATCAGTCATCACCTTCATCACCTGGAAAACAAAAATTACAAGGCCATCAGCAAGGCATTAAAAGTCAGTCTCAATGACGTCATATCCGCCGTTCATATCATTCAGGGTCTGGAGCCCAGACCCGGCTTGCAGTTCTCTGCGGAAGAACCTCAGTATATTATTCCCGATATCTATGTATATAAATTGGATAATGAATTCGTCATCGTTTTAAATGATGATGGCATGCCAAAACTGCGGGTTAATAATTTCTACAAAAAAGCCGTCAACCGAGAGGAGGCTATCACAGGCAAAACCAGGGATTATATTCAGGAAAAGCTGCGTTCTGCAGCGTGGCTGATTCGAAGCATTCACCAGCGGCAAAAAACAATTTATCGCGTCATGGAAAGCATTCTTAAATTTCAATCCGATTTTTTCGAGAAAGGAATTGCCTATCTGAAACCGATGGTACTCAGAGATGTCGCGCTTGACATCAGCATGCATGAATCAACCATCAGCCGTGTCACGACCAACAAGTATGCATACACACCTCAAGGTATTTTTGAATTAAAGTACTTTTTTAACAGTTCCATCAACCGGTTTCACGGAGAAGCCATCGCATCCGCCAGCGTTCAGGACAAAATAAAACAAATCATCGACAGCGAAAATCCCAAAAGACCCTATAGCGACAGCAAAATTGCCGACATGCTGGAAGCGGCCAACATCAATATCGCACGAAGGACGGTGGCCAAGTATCGAGAAATGATGCGCGTTCTGCCATCGAATAAACGGAAGCAATACTGA
- the lptB gene encoding LPS export ABC transporter ATP-binding protein — MPTLSVANLKKTYHGRRVVNDVSLQVKSGAVVGLLGPNGAGKTTTFYMTVGMVKPDSGCVYLDNENITHDPMHLRARKGVGYLPQEASVFKKLTVRNNILAILEILPIKQRKREDQTDSLLEELGIAHLANQKAGLLSGGERRRLEIARALATNPSFILLDEPFAGIDPLAVIDIRNIIHHLQQKGIGILISDHNVRETLSVCEKAFILYDGRVIESGTPENIAASETACRIYLGNEFRL; from the coding sequence ATGCCGACTTTATCCGTAGCCAATCTGAAAAAAACGTATCACGGCAGGCGCGTGGTCAATGATGTCAGCCTTCAGGTGAAAAGTGGCGCCGTGGTGGGCCTTCTCGGGCCGAACGGCGCGGGAAAGACAACCACTTTTTACATGACGGTCGGCATGGTAAAGCCGGATTCGGGATGCGTTTACCTGGACAATGAAAACATTACGCATGATCCCATGCACTTGCGAGCGCGCAAAGGCGTCGGGTATCTTCCGCAGGAGGCATCCGTTTTTAAAAAGCTGACGGTTCGTAACAATATCCTTGCCATTCTGGAAATTCTTCCCATAAAACAAAGAAAAAGGGAGGATCAGACCGACTCACTCCTGGAGGAGCTGGGAATAGCGCACCTGGCAAACCAAAAGGCCGGCCTCCTCTCGGGGGGAGAACGGCGTCGGCTGGAAATCGCACGGGCGCTGGCGACAAATCCGTCTTTCATCTTACTGGATGAACCATTTGCCGGCATTGATCCCCTTGCGGTCATTGACATTAGGAACATCATTCACCATCTTCAACAAAAGGGAATCGGCATTTTGATTTCCGATCACAATGTTCGGGAAACGCTCAGTGTTTGCGAAAAAGCATTTATTTTATATGATGGCCGGGTAATAGAATCGGGAACACCCGAAAATATTGCCGCCAGCGAAACCGCTTGCAGAATTTATCTGGGAAACGAGTTCAGGTTGTAA
- a CDS encoding HAD hydrolase family protein → MPKITADIQARLEQVQLLLLDVDGVLTDGGIIYNAAGEEIKRFHVKDGLGIRLLMETGIRVGIITGRRSPALTHRLNNLGIELVLDGIHDKAAALTDITARVGVDNRHISFLGDDLPDLPVMKRVGLAVAVADACYEVKESAHMITAAGGGKGAVRELCEAVLKAKGLWEGILERFLTS, encoded by the coding sequence TTGCCGAAGATTACCGCCGATATACAAGCGCGACTCGAACAGGTTCAACTGCTGCTTCTCGATGTGGACGGCGTGCTTACCGACGGCGGTATTATTTATAATGCAGCAGGGGAGGAAATAAAACGCTTTCATGTAAAGGACGGCCTAGGTATCAGGCTGCTGATGGAAACCGGCATTCGCGTTGGCATTATCACCGGCAGGCGTTCCCCGGCCCTGACGCATCGGCTCAACAACCTCGGTATTGAGCTCGTGCTGGACGGTATTCACGATAAAGCAGCCGCACTGACAGATATAACCGCCCGAGTCGGTGTGGATAACCGGCACATTTCATTTCTCGGAGACGATCTGCCGGATCTTCCCGTCATGAAGCGGGTCGGATTGGCAGTGGCGGTTGCGGATGCCTGCTACGAGGTAAAAGAATCCGCCCATATGATTACGGCCGCCGGCGGGGGTAAAGGTGCCGTCAGAGAGCTTTGTGAAGCCGTCCTGAAAGCCAAGGGATTGTGGGAAGGGATTTTGGAGCGGTTTTTAACATCATGA